Genomic DNA from Methanosarcina sp. MTP4:
TAAAAATACCCCCTTAAATGAAGTGATAACGTTCAATATTTGAATACATTGAGAGCAAATATATAGGTTTTCTGAGAAAATATAATTAGGATGTTAAATAAAAAAAATAAAAAAAATAAAAAAGCTACAGAAAGAAAAAGCTACAGAAAGAAAAAGCTACAGAAAGAAAAAGCTACAAAAAGAAAAAATTCCCGAAATTCGAAAATCCGGGAAATAATAACAGGATGTAAGGCACTTATTCAGCCTTTATAAGCATCCCGACAAGGTCCGAAGCTTTCACAATGCCCATGGAACCATTTTTAACAGACTCCTCATCAAAAGCCCCTGCTTCATCCGGATCTTCCTTATCGGTCCTGTAGACCGCAAAAGGTACAGGGTCCGGAGTATGGGTCTTTAAGGAGATGGGAGTCGGGTGGTCGGGCATTACAAGGATGGTAAAAGACTCTTCAGAGGCTTTGGCATGCTCAAGGATGGGAGCGACGATCCTGCGGTCAAAATCCTCAACAGCTTTTAGTTTTTTCTCAAGGCTTCCTTCGTGCCCTGCCTCATCCGGAGCTTCTACATGGACAAAAACGAGATCCCGGGACTCAAAAGCTTCGATTGCGGCACGGGCTTTTCCCTCATAGTTTGTGTCCAGGTAACCGGTGGCTCCCGGGACTTCTATTACGTCCAGCCCTGCATAGATCCCTATCCCTTTCAGGAGGTCCACCGCCGAGATCACGGCTCCGGTCTTCCCGTAAAGCTCCCTGAAGGATGTGAACTGCGGGGCATGCCCCTGGCCCCAGACCCAGATGGAATTGGCCGGGTTTTTGCCTTCCTCGGCTCTCTTCAGGTTCACCGGGTGCAGTTCCAGAATCTCCATGGAAGCCTCCATAAGGTCCCTGAAGAAATCCTCTTCCTCTCCTTTAGGTAGATGTTCCGCCGCCCTTTCCCCTGTCACATCGTGAGGAGGGGTGCATTCCATTTCGATACCCCTGTCCCCTCTTGCGACCAGAAGGTGCCTGTAGCTAATTCCGGGGTAGAACTTAAGCTCCTCAGTTCTTAATTCCGAATCAAGGGTCTCGATAAGGGTTTTCGCTTCATCACTGCTTATGTGTCCTGCACTGTAATCCTTTACTAATCCGTTTTCAATTGTCACGAGGTTGCACCTGAAAGCCACATCGTCCGCGGCAAGAGCCACTCCCATGCTTGCAGCTTCCAGGGGAGCCCGACCGGAATAGTAGACTGCGGGGTCATAACCGATAATGGACATGTTTGCCACATCACTGCCGGGGGGAAAGCCTTCCGGTACGGTTCTTGCAAGCCCTGCTTTTCCGCGGGCTGCGATGGAATCCATAGCTGGAGTACTGGCTGCCTGGAGGATTGTCTTTCCATCCAGATCCTCAATAGGATAATCCGCCATTCCGTCTCCGATAAGTACGGCGTATTTCATTGCTTCACCTGTGTTTACTGTTTTACTCTCTTTCACTTGGGGATAAGATATATCCCTTTCTACCGTTCCCTTCTACAAGGCACTGCAAAGCCTGCCTGCAGGAGATTTTCCGAGATTTCAATCCTGCACTTTGCTACACTTTGTTTTACACAAATGTTATAATATAGTACCTATATCCTATACAGGAAATGCTTGCAGCGTAAATTATATTAATCTGCAAAAAGAGCTGGCATGTAAATGCCCGTTCAGAAAAAAACCGTATCAGAGAAAGGCAAACTGCAAACATGACAGATAAGCATTGAATAAATTCCAGAATTGAATAAATTTCAGAGAATGATGCTAATTAGAATAACCCTATTAAAAATAAATCATTAAAAGATTCAAATTAAAATACTTTTATTTAAATCCTGAAATGTGATTCGATCATGAGACTTGTGATGAAATTTGGAGGAAGTTCCGTAGGCGACGGAAAGAAGATCCGTCATGTTGCCCAGCTCCTCATGAAGTACTATGAGGAAGGCAATCAGATCGTGGTGGTAACTTCGGCACTCGGCGGAGTGACCGATGTGCTCATGGAAAATGCGAACTTTGCTTCCACAAAGGGCAAAGTGACTCTTGTGAAAGAGTTTAAGACAGAGCTGACAAACAAACACCACGAAGCCGTTAAGGAAGCTATTGACAACCCCAAAATCGCAGAAGAAGTCCTCCAGATCCTTGACATCCGCATTGACGAACTTGAAAAAGCTCTGATCGGGATCTGCTACCTGGGAGAACTTACTCCAAGGTCCATTGACTACATATCATCCTACGGGGAACGCCTGGCAGCCCCTATCATATCAGGAGCAATCCGCTCTCTTGGAGTCTCCTCCACGGAATACACGGGAGGCGAAGCCGGGATCATAACCACTGGAGATTACGGAAACGCCCGGCCTCTTGAAAAGACCTACGAATTGGTGGAAAAACGGCTGGGCTGCCGGCTTGAGTCCCAGATCCAGGTGGTCACAGGCTTTATCGGGGAAAACGAGGACGGGATCATTACGACACTTGGCCGGAGCGGCTCGGACTTCTCGGCATCCATCCTTGGCGCTTCCCTGAAAGTTGATGAAATTTGGCTCTGGAAAGAAGTAAACGGAATCATGACCACCGACCCAAGGATCGTGCCCGAAGCCAAGA
This window encodes:
- a CDS encoding cofactor-independent phosphoglycerate mutase, whose product is MKYAVLIGDGMADYPIEDLDGKTILQAASTPAMDSIAARGKAGLARTVPEGFPPGSDVANMSIIGYDPAVYYSGRAPLEAASMGVALAADDVAFRCNLVTIENGLVKDYSAGHISSDEAKTLIETLDSELRTEELKFYPGISYRHLLVARGDRGIEMECTPPHDVTGERAAEHLPKGEEEDFFRDLMEASMEILELHPVNLKRAEEGKNPANSIWVWGQGHAPQFTSFRELYGKTGAVISAVDLLKGIGIYAGLDVIEVPGATGYLDTNYEGKARAAIEAFESRDLVFVHVEAPDEAGHEGSLEKKLKAVEDFDRRIVAPILEHAKASEESFTILVMPDHPTPISLKTHTPDPVPFAVYRTDKEDPDEAGAFDEESVKNGSMGIVKASDLVGMLIKAE
- a CDS encoding aspartate kinase, coding for MRLVMKFGGSSVGDGKKIRHVAQLLMKYYEEGNQIVVVTSALGGVTDVLMENANFASTKGKVTLVKEFKTELTNKHHEAVKEAIDNPKIAEEVLQILDIRIDELEKALIGICYLGELTPRSIDYISSYGERLAAPIISGAIRSLGVSSTEYTGGEAGIITTGDYGNARPLEKTYELVEKRLGCRLESQIQVVTGFIGENEDGIITTLGRSGSDFSASILGASLKVDEIWLWKEVNGIMTTDPRIVPEAKTIPRISYSEAMELSYFGANVLHPRSIEPAMREHIPVRVKNTFAPLFEGTLVVADKFQCRHVVKAVSLIKNVALINISGAEMAGTIGTVARLFTTLASAGVNIVMISQGSSESNLSFVVSEAHVEKAVKALHREFNRKIIREIISDKEVCVVAVVGAGMAGTPGVAKRVFGALGNSMINIIMISQGSSQYNISFVVREKDAIPAVRTLHQEFELYNGNGI